A part of Uloborus diversus isolate 005 chromosome 6, Udiv.v.3.1, whole genome shotgun sequence genomic DNA contains:
- the LOC129225164 gene encoding probable chitinase 10 isoform X2, translating into MCEINLTKRFHDRSISNPEISKGRLFKCPTKHGQYPMVDDCGKYFDCEYLVPTVKTCGEMLYNSDTGKCDSPSNVTCPPYNTNKKVICYFENEPQQSRQQKPEDMDPYLCTHIHYAHANLDSNTLKIVPSVKKRDIFMRYYERVTKLKKLNPKLKVLLSLGGWRDSSDMGKYSRLVEDPENWERFANHAVSFLRQHDFDGLEIDWEFPVCRTENCKFNSVNSQDKQDFASFLDFVQSLFSSEPEPLLLTIKASGSPEIINFAYEQAVIIESVDYIVVMAYMTNAENQTLATHPSRLYPSRDVNHKYEDALSMMEFWKRVAPENKLVLGIRADGRSYQLKNEEKAHIYAEIETDPAPVDLQYHEICKLLNKHQDWKVNREPDIGPYMHKHYVWIGYTDPAFAMKLASFADKKGYGGLALIDGISDDFAGDCCRVKNPLLKSIVFGLTRRGMPPTLLGCP; encoded by the exons atgt gTGAAATAAACTTGACGAAAAGGTTTCATGATAGAAGTATTTCCAATCCAGAAATTAGCAAAg GTCGCCTTTTCAAATGCCCCACAAAACATGGCCAATATCCAATGGTGGATGACTGCGGGAAGTACTTTGACTGTGAATACCTAGTACCAACAGTGAAAACGTGCGGCGAAATGCTCTACAACTCTGACACTGGAAAGTGCGACAGCCCCAGCAATGTTACTTGTC CTCCTTATAACACAAATAAGAAAGTGATCTGCTACTTCGAAAACGAACCCCAGCAGTCCCGCCAACAGAAACCAGAAGACATGGATCCGTATCTGTGCACGCATATCCACTACGCTCATGCGAATTTGGATTCCAACACTTTAAAGATAGTGCCATCAGTGAAAAAGAGAGATATTTTCATGAGGTATTACGag agagttacaaaactgaaaaaactGAATCCAAAGCTGAAGGTCCTTCTGAGTCTAGGTGGATGGAGAGATAGCAGCGACATGGGGAAGTATTCTCGCCTCGTAGAAGATCCGGAGAACTGGGAACGATTTGCAAACCATGCGGTTTCTTTTCTACGCCAGCACGACTTCGACGGACTTGAGATAGATTGGGAATTTCCTGTCTGCCGAACGGAGAACTGCAAGTTTAACAGCGTGAATAGTCAAGACAAGCAAGATTTCGCATCCTTTTTGGAC TTTGTACAGTCATTATTTTCCAGTGAACCGGAACCTTTATTATTAACAATTAAAGCATCAGGATCGCcagaaattataaattttgcCTACGAGCAAGCTGTTATAATaga GTCAGTAGACTACATTGTAGTCATGGCCTATATGACTAACGCAGAAAATCAAACACTTGCAACACATCCTTCAAGACTTTATCCCAGTAGAGATGTGAACCACAAATATGAAGATGCG CTGTCTATGATGGAATTTTGGAAGCGGGTGGCCCCTGAAAATAAGCTTGTTTTAGGCATTCGGGCAGACGGTAGAAGCTATCAGTTGAAGAACGAAGAAAAAGCACATATTTATGCTGAAATCGAAACCGACCCAGCACCAGTAGATCTCCAATATCATGAG ATTTGCAAACTTCTCAATAAACATCAAGATTGGAAAGTGAATCGGGAACCAGACATTGGGCCTTACATGCACAAACATTATGTCTGGATTGGTTATACGGATCCAGCTTTTGCTATGAAATTAGCAAGTTTTGCGGACAAGAAAGGATACGGCGGACTAGCTCTCATCGACGGAATCTCTGACGATTTTGCCGGGGACTGCTGTCGCGTCAAAAACCCCCTTCTGAAAAGTATCGTCTTTGGATTAACACGTAGAGGAATGCCCCCTACTCTACTCGGATGTCCCTGA
- the LOC129225164 gene encoding probable chitinase 10 isoform X1 has protein sequence MLTFFKMRYILIFVAFTSGISFTQGFSFGDIKSFLSTLLGLNGEINLTKRFHDRSISNPEISKGRLFKCPTKHGQYPMVDDCGKYFDCEYLVPTVKTCGEMLYNSDTGKCDSPSNVTCPPYNTNKKVICYFENEPQQSRQQKPEDMDPYLCTHIHYAHANLDSNTLKIVPSVKKRDIFMRYYERVTKLKKLNPKLKVLLSLGGWRDSSDMGKYSRLVEDPENWERFANHAVSFLRQHDFDGLEIDWEFPVCRTENCKFNSVNSQDKQDFASFLDFVQSLFSSEPEPLLLTIKASGSPEIINFAYEQAVIIESVDYIVVMAYMTNAENQTLATHPSRLYPSRDVNHKYEDALSMMEFWKRVAPENKLVLGIRADGRSYQLKNEEKAHIYAEIETDPAPVDLQYHEICKLLNKHQDWKVNREPDIGPYMHKHYVWIGYTDPAFAMKLASFADKKGYGGLALIDGISDDFAGDCCRVKNPLLKSIVFGLTRRGMPPTLLGCP, from the exons gTGAAATAAACTTGACGAAAAGGTTTCATGATAGAAGTATTTCCAATCCAGAAATTAGCAAAg GTCGCCTTTTCAAATGCCCCACAAAACATGGCCAATATCCAATGGTGGATGACTGCGGGAAGTACTTTGACTGTGAATACCTAGTACCAACAGTGAAAACGTGCGGCGAAATGCTCTACAACTCTGACACTGGAAAGTGCGACAGCCCCAGCAATGTTACTTGTC CTCCTTATAACACAAATAAGAAAGTGATCTGCTACTTCGAAAACGAACCCCAGCAGTCCCGCCAACAGAAACCAGAAGACATGGATCCGTATCTGTGCACGCATATCCACTACGCTCATGCGAATTTGGATTCCAACACTTTAAAGATAGTGCCATCAGTGAAAAAGAGAGATATTTTCATGAGGTATTACGag agagttacaaaactgaaaaaactGAATCCAAAGCTGAAGGTCCTTCTGAGTCTAGGTGGATGGAGAGATAGCAGCGACATGGGGAAGTATTCTCGCCTCGTAGAAGATCCGGAGAACTGGGAACGATTTGCAAACCATGCGGTTTCTTTTCTACGCCAGCACGACTTCGACGGACTTGAGATAGATTGGGAATTTCCTGTCTGCCGAACGGAGAACTGCAAGTTTAACAGCGTGAATAGTCAAGACAAGCAAGATTTCGCATCCTTTTTGGAC TTTGTACAGTCATTATTTTCCAGTGAACCGGAACCTTTATTATTAACAATTAAAGCATCAGGATCGCcagaaattataaattttgcCTACGAGCAAGCTGTTATAATaga GTCAGTAGACTACATTGTAGTCATGGCCTATATGACTAACGCAGAAAATCAAACACTTGCAACACATCCTTCAAGACTTTATCCCAGTAGAGATGTGAACCACAAATATGAAGATGCG CTGTCTATGATGGAATTTTGGAAGCGGGTGGCCCCTGAAAATAAGCTTGTTTTAGGCATTCGGGCAGACGGTAGAAGCTATCAGTTGAAGAACGAAGAAAAAGCACATATTTATGCTGAAATCGAAACCGACCCAGCACCAGTAGATCTCCAATATCATGAG ATTTGCAAACTTCTCAATAAACATCAAGATTGGAAAGTGAATCGGGAACCAGACATTGGGCCTTACATGCACAAACATTATGTCTGGATTGGTTATACGGATCCAGCTTTTGCTATGAAATTAGCAAGTTTTGCGGACAAGAAAGGATACGGCGGACTAGCTCTCATCGACGGAATCTCTGACGATTTTGCCGGGGACTGCTGTCGCGTCAAAAACCCCCTTCTGAAAAGTATCGTCTTTGGATTAACACGTAGAGGAATGCCCCCTACTCTACTCGGATGTCCCTGA